One Pseudomonas brassicacearum genomic region harbors:
- the mgrA gene encoding L-glyceraldehyde 3-phosphate reductase yields MTYTAAENRYESIPYRRVGRSGLVLPALSLGLWHNFGDSTPIDTQRALLRTAFDLGINHFDLANNYGPPYGSAEINFGRLLREDFKQYRDELIISSKAGWDMWPGPYGQGGGSRKYVLASLDQSLQRLGLDYVDIFYSHRFDPDTPLEETASALATAVQQGKALYIGISSYSGVKTREMAALLKEWKVPLLIHQPAYNLLNRWVEKDLLDATDELGAGVIAFTPLAQGLLTDKYLKGIPADARVNRPGGGSLQAAHLSEENIAHVRALNEIAQRRGQSLAQMALAWTLRDSRVTSALIGASRPEQIIENVGALKNLTFSAEELAQIDRFALEGGINLWEKPSSAE; encoded by the coding sequence ATGACCTACACCGCTGCCGAAAACCGCTACGAGTCCATTCCTTACCGCCGCGTCGGTCGCAGCGGGCTGGTGCTGCCGGCGCTGTCGCTGGGGTTGTGGCACAACTTCGGCGACAGCACGCCCATCGACACCCAGCGCGCGTTGCTGCGTACGGCGTTCGACCTGGGCATCAACCACTTCGACCTGGCGAACAACTACGGCCCGCCCTACGGCAGCGCCGAGATCAATTTTGGCCGGTTGCTGCGCGAAGACTTCAAGCAGTACCGCGATGAGTTGATCATCTCCAGCAAGGCCGGTTGGGACATGTGGCCGGGCCCTTACGGCCAGGGCGGTGGCTCGCGCAAGTATGTACTCGCCAGTCTCGATCAGAGCCTGCAACGCCTCGGCCTGGACTATGTGGATATCTTCTATTCCCACCGCTTCGACCCCGATACGCCACTGGAAGAAACCGCCAGTGCACTGGCCACTGCGGTGCAGCAGGGCAAGGCGTTGTACATCGGTATTTCTTCCTATTCTGGCGTGAAGACCCGGGAAATGGCGGCGCTGCTCAAAGAGTGGAAAGTCCCGCTGCTGATCCACCAGCCGGCCTACAACCTGCTCAACCGCTGGGTTGAAAAAGACCTGCTGGACGCCACCGACGAACTGGGCGCAGGCGTGATCGCCTTCACTCCGCTGGCCCAAGGGCTGCTGACTGACAAATACCTGAAGGGCATTCCGGCGGATGCACGGGTCAACCGTCCGGGTGGTGGCTCGTTGCAGGCTGCGCATTTATCGGAGGAGAACATCGCCCACGTGCGCGCCCTCAATGAGATCGCCCAGCGACGCGGCCAAAGCCTGGCACAAATGGCCCTGGCCTGGACCCTGCGGGACTCACGGGTCACCTCCGCCCTGATCGGCGCCAGCCGTCCAGAGCAAATCATCGAGAATGTCGGGGCGCTGAAGAACCTGACCTTTAGCGCCGAAGAACTGGCGCAAATCGATCGGTTTGCCCTGGAGGGTGGGATCAATCTTTGGGAGAAACCTTCGTCGGCTGAATAA
- the tauA gene encoding taurine ABC transporter substrate-binding protein, translated as MTLSFPLRLLAAASLAVTSFFTQAADLTVAYQTTVDPAKVAQADGAYEKATQAKIDWRKFDNGADVITAIASGDVQIGYLGSSPLTAAITRKVPVETFLIATQIGAAEALVSRNGSGINTPQDLIGKKIAVPFVSTGHYSLLAALKHWNIDPSKVTILNLAPPAIIAAWKRGDIDATYVWDPALGVAKENGKVLITSAELAQFGAPTFDAWIVRKDFAQKHPEIVTAFAKVTLDAYAQYRKDPQAWLADASNIDKLVKLSGAKASDIPLLLQGNVFPLAADQVVSLGAPTTKAITDTAAFLKEQGKVESVLPDYAPFVSAKYITQ; from the coding sequence ATGACATTGAGTTTCCCCCTTCGCCTTCTCGCGGCCGCCTCCCTGGCCGTCACCAGCTTTTTTACCCAGGCAGCCGACCTGACCGTCGCCTACCAGACCACCGTCGACCCGGCCAAAGTCGCCCAGGCCGACGGCGCCTATGAAAAAGCCACCCAAGCCAAGATCGACTGGCGCAAATTCGACAACGGCGCCGACGTCATCACCGCCATCGCCTCGGGCGATGTGCAGATCGGCTACCTCGGTTCCAGCCCGCTGACCGCCGCCATCACCCGCAAGGTCCCGGTGGAAACCTTCCTCATTGCCACCCAGATCGGCGCCGCCGAGGCCCTGGTGTCCCGCAACGGTTCCGGGATCAACACCCCGCAGGACCTGATCGGCAAGAAGATCGCCGTGCCATTCGTTTCCACCGGTCACTACAGCCTGCTCGCCGCGTTGAAGCACTGGAACATCGACCCATCGAAAGTCACCATCCTCAACCTGGCGCCACCGGCCATCATCGCCGCCTGGAAGCGCGGCGACATCGATGCCACCTACGTCTGGGACCCGGCCCTGGGTGTGGCCAAGGAAAACGGCAAGGTACTGATCACGTCTGCGGAACTGGCCCAGTTCGGCGCGCCGACCTTCGACGCCTGGATCGTGCGCAAGGACTTCGCCCAGAAGCATCCTGAAATTGTCACCGCCTTCGCCAAAGTCACCCTGGATGCCTACGCCCAGTACCGCAAGGACCCACAAGCCTGGCTGGCCGATGCGTCCAACATCGACAAATTGGTGAAGCTATCCGGTGCCAAGGCCAGTGATATCCCGCTGCTGTTGCAAGGCAACGTCTTTCCCCTGGCGGCCGATCAGGTCGTAAGCCTCGGCGCTCCGACCACCAAAGCCATCACCGACACCGCCGCCTTCCTCAAGGAGCAAGGCAAGGTCGAATCCGTGTTGCCGGACTACGCGCCTTTTGTCAGCGCCAAATACATCACCCAGTGA
- the betT gene encoding choline transporter BetT has translation MNPPVFYFAATFILLFGLVVIAVPEQAGAWLLAAQNWAANTVGWYYMLAMTLYLVFVVVTALSGYGKIKLGADHDEPEFSYLSWAGMLFAAGISITLFFFCVSEPLTHLVQPPQGEAGTADAARQAMQILFLHWGLHGWGVFAFVGMALAYFAYRHNLPLALRSALYPLIGKRINGPIGYAVDGFGIIATVFGLGADMGFGVLHLNSGLDYLFGIAHTQWIQVGLIVLMMGAAIIVAVAGVDKGVRVMSDINMLLACALLLFVLFAGPTQHLLNTLIQNIGDYLGALPMKSFDLYAYNKPSDWLGGWTVFYWAWWIAWSPFVGLFIARISRGRTIREFVFGVLLIPLGFTLAWMSIFGNSAIDQVLNHGMSALGMSALENPSMSLYLLLETYPWSKTVIAVTVFISFVFFVTSADSGTVVLSTLSAKGGNPDEDGPKWLRVFWGAMTALVTSALLFSGSIDALKSAVVLTSLPFSLILLLMMWGLHKAFYLESQKQIAQLHSLAPVSGSRRGTGGWRQRLSQAVHFPSRDEVYRFLDTTVRPAIEEVKAVFAEKGLTVVTQPDPANDSVSLEIGHGEQHPFIYQVQMRGYFTPSFARGGMGSKELNNRRYYRAEVHLSEGSQDYDLVGYTREQVINDILDQYERHMQFLHLVR, from the coding sequence ATGAATCCGCCGGTGTTTTACTTTGCGGCGACCTTCATTCTGCTGTTCGGCCTGGTGGTGATTGCCGTGCCGGAGCAGGCTGGTGCCTGGCTGCTGGCGGCGCAGAACTGGGCGGCCAATACGGTCGGCTGGTATTACATGCTGGCGATGACCCTGTATCTGGTCTTCGTGGTGGTCACCGCCTTGTCCGGCTACGGCAAGATCAAGCTCGGTGCCGACCACGACGAACCCGAATTCAGTTACCTGTCCTGGGCCGGCATGTTGTTCGCCGCCGGCATCAGCATCACGTTGTTTTTCTTCTGCGTCTCCGAGCCACTGACCCATTTGGTGCAGCCGCCCCAGGGCGAGGCCGGTACCGCTGATGCGGCGCGCCAGGCCATGCAGATTCTATTTTTGCACTGGGGGCTGCACGGTTGGGGAGTGTTCGCTTTCGTCGGCATGGCCCTGGCGTACTTTGCCTATCGACACAATTTGCCGCTGGCCCTGCGTTCGGCGCTGTACCCGCTGATCGGCAAACGCATCAACGGCCCCATCGGCTATGCGGTGGACGGCTTCGGCATCATCGCAACCGTGTTCGGCCTCGGCGCGGACATGGGCTTTGGTGTGTTGCACCTCAATTCCGGGCTCGATTATCTGTTCGGCATCGCTCACACCCAGTGGATCCAGGTCGGCCTGATCGTGCTGATGATGGGCGCGGCGATCATCGTCGCGGTGGCCGGTGTCGACAAAGGTGTGCGGGTCATGTCCGACATCAACATGCTGCTGGCCTGTGCCTTGTTGTTGTTCGTGCTGTTCGCCGGGCCCACCCAGCATTTGCTCAACACGTTGATCCAGAACATCGGCGATTACCTCGGCGCCTTGCCGATGAAGAGTTTCGACCTGTACGCCTACAACAAACCCAGCGACTGGCTGGGCGGCTGGACGGTGTTCTACTGGGCCTGGTGGATTGCGTGGTCGCCGTTCGTGGGGCTGTTCATTGCGCGGATTTCCCGTGGCCGCACCATCCGCGAATTCGTGTTTGGCGTGCTGCTGATTCCCCTGGGTTTCACCCTGGCGTGGATGTCGATCTTCGGCAACAGCGCCATCGACCAGGTGCTGAACCATGGCATGAGCGCCTTGGGCATGTCCGCCCTGGAAAACCCGTCGATGAGCCTGTACCTGCTGCTGGAAACCTATCCGTGGAGCAAAACCGTCATCGCGGTCACGGTGTTCATCAGCTTCGTGTTCTTCGTCACGTCCGCCGACTCGGGCACCGTGGTGCTTTCGACGCTGTCGGCCAAAGGCGGCAACCCCGATGAAGACGGGCCGAAATGGCTGCGGGTGTTCTGGGGCGCAATGACCGCCCTGGTGACCAGCGCTTTACTGTTCTCCGGCAGCATCGATGCCTTGAAGTCGGCGGTGGTGCTGACTTCCCTGCCGTTCTCGCTGATCCTGCTGTTGATGATGTGGGGCCTGCACAAGGCGTTCTACCTGGAATCCCAGAAGCAGATCGCGCAATTGCATTCCCTGGCGCCGGTGTCGGGTTCACGCCGGGGCACAGGCGGTTGGCGTCAGCGCTTGAGCCAGGCGGTGCATTTTCCGTCCCGTGACGAGGTGTACCGTTTCCTCGACACGACGGTGCGCCCGGCCATCGAAGAAGTGAAGGCAGTGTTCGCCGAGAAGGGCCTGACGGTCGTGACCCAGCCAGACCCGGCCAACGACAGCGTCAGCCTGGAAATCGGCCACGGCGAGCAGCACCCGTTCATCTACCAGGTGCAGATGCGCGGCTACTTCACGCCGTCCTTTGCCCGGGGCGGCATGGGCTCCAAGGAACTCAACAACCGCCGTTACTACCGTGCCGAGGTGCACTTGAGCGAAGGCAGCCAGGATTACGACCTGGTGGGCTATACCAGGGAGCAGGTCATCAACGACATCCTCGACCAATACGAGCGACACATGCAGTTCCTACACCTGGTGCGCTGA
- a CDS encoding D-cysteine desulfhydrase translates to MIKQQLARFNRLDLLGHPTPLEKLDRLSTWLGRDIYIKRDDLTPLALGGNKLRKLEYLAADALAQGADTLITAGAIQSNHVRQTAALAAKLGLGCVALLENPIGTEDGNYLGNGNRLLLELFDAKVELVENLDNADEQLQALADRLRNNGKKPYLVPIGGSNALGALGYVRAGLELAEQIKDTGLEFAAVVLASGSAGTHSGLALALSEALPALPVIGVTVSRSEEDQFPKVQGLAERTAQLLEVALPDAFKVNLWDEYFAPRYGEPNAGTLAAVKLLASQEGLLLDPVYTGKAMAGLLDGIGRDRFDEGPIIFLHTGGAPALFAYNAAF, encoded by the coding sequence ATGATCAAACAACAGCTGGCCCGCTTTAATCGTCTCGACCTGCTTGGTCACCCGACACCGCTGGAAAAACTCGACCGTCTCTCCACCTGGCTCGGTCGCGACATCTATATCAAGCGCGACGACCTGACGCCCCTGGCCCTGGGCGGCAACAAACTGCGCAAGCTCGAATACCTCGCGGCCGATGCCCTGGCTCAAGGCGCCGATACCCTCATCACCGCCGGCGCGATCCAGTCCAACCATGTGCGCCAGACTGCCGCCCTGGCGGCGAAGCTGGGCCTGGGGTGCGTGGCCTTGCTGGAAAACCCAATCGGCACCGAGGACGGCAATTACCTGGGCAATGGCAACCGCCTGCTGCTGGAGCTGTTTGACGCCAAGGTCGAACTGGTCGAAAACCTGGACAACGCCGACGAACAATTGCAGGCCCTCGCCGATCGTCTGCGCAACAATGGCAAAAAACCCTACTTGGTGCCGATTGGCGGTTCAAACGCCTTGGGCGCGCTGGGCTATGTGCGCGCGGGCCTGGAACTGGCCGAGCAGATCAAGGACACCGGGCTTGAATTCGCCGCCGTGGTGCTGGCCTCGGGCAGTGCCGGAACCCACAGCGGCCTGGCGCTGGCTTTGAGTGAAGCGCTGCCGGCGCTCCCCGTCATTGGCGTAACGGTTTCGCGCAGCGAGGAAGACCAATTTCCGAAGGTCCAGGGCCTGGCCGAGCGCACTGCCCAACTGCTGGAAGTTGCTCTTCCAGACGCGTTCAAAGTGAATCTGTGGGACGAATATTTCGCCCCCCGTTACGGCGAGCCAAACGCCGGGACCCTGGCAGCGGTCAAACTGCTGGCCAGTCAGGAAGGCCTGTTGCTGGACCCGGTCTATACCGGCAAGGCCATGGCCGGCCTGCTCGACGGCATTGGTCGCGACCGTTTCGACGAAGGTCCGATCATCTTCCTGCACACCGGCGGCGCGCCGGCGTTGTTTGCCTATAACGCAGCGTTTTAG
- the tauC gene encoding taurine ABC transporter permease TauC, whose translation MSSYEIPAEVTATAAKRPVNSSRLTLSTRWISGLTLIALLAIWWAVTASGLIEPLFLPSPSAVLQKGWLLATSGYMDSTLWQHLGASLERIGLGLLFAVLTAVPVGIAIGANRVARGVFDPLIEFYRPIPPLAYLPLIVIWCGIGELSKVLLIYLAIFAPIAIATATGVRTVDPAKLRAAQSLGATRTQLIRHVIVPSALPDILTGIRIGLGVGWSTLVAAELIAATSGLGFMVQSAAQFLVTDVVVLGILVIALIAFAMEIGLRALQRKLVPWHGQAH comes from the coding sequence ATGAGCAGCTATGAAATTCCCGCCGAGGTCACTGCAACCGCGGCCAAGCGCCCGGTCAACAGTTCGAGGCTCACCTTGAGCACGCGGTGGATCAGCGGCTTGACCCTGATCGCGCTGCTCGCCATCTGGTGGGCCGTCACCGCCAGCGGCCTGATCGAGCCTTTGTTCCTGCCCTCGCCGTCCGCCGTGCTGCAAAAAGGCTGGCTGCTGGCGACCAGTGGCTACATGGACTCCACCCTCTGGCAGCACCTGGGCGCAAGCCTTGAACGGATCGGCCTGGGCCTGTTGTTTGCGGTGTTGACGGCCGTGCCGGTGGGCATCGCCATCGGCGCCAACCGGGTCGCACGGGGCGTATTCGATCCGCTGATCGAGTTCTACCGACCGATCCCCCCGTTGGCGTACCTGCCGTTGATCGTGATCTGGTGCGGCATCGGTGAGTTGTCCAAGGTGCTGCTGATTTACCTGGCGATTTTCGCCCCGATTGCCATCGCCACCGCCACCGGCGTGCGCACCGTCGATCCGGCCAAGTTACGTGCGGCGCAGTCCTTGGGCGCGACACGGACCCAGTTGATTCGCCATGTGATCGTACCCAGCGCCTTGCCGGACATCCTCACCGGTATTCGCATTGGCCTGGGCGTCGGTTGGTCGACGCTGGTGGCCGCCGAGCTGATTGCCGCCACCAGTGGCCTGGGGTTCATGGTGCAGTCAGCGGCGCAGTTCCTGGTCACCGACGTGGTGGTATTGGGAATCCTGGTGATCGCATTGATCGCCTTCGCCATGGAAATAGGCTTGCGCGCCCTGCAACGCAAACTGGTGCCATGGCACGGCCAGGCTCACTGA
- a CDS encoding LysR family transcriptional regulator → MDQVKAMRVFVRIYERSSFTLAAEDLNMPRATLTHTLNQFEAWLGVRLLERSTRKVRPTLDGEAYYPRCVQLLAELEEAELAFRGVAPKGKLRVDLHGTQARYFVIPALPQFMARYPEIELFISEADRFVDLIAEGVDCVLRSGTLADSSLIGRRVANLRQITCASPGYLRQYGEPSILDDLKDHRAVNYVSRTTAKLYPFEFMVDGELKEVPIGGSLSVSGAEIYAASAIAGLGLIQCPYYRMEEPIRQGLIQEVLTATPPPSMPVSVLYPHNRHMSPRVRVFVDWVAEVFAQAR, encoded by the coding sequence ATGGACCAGGTCAAGGCGATGAGAGTGTTTGTCCGCATATACGAGCGCAGCAGCTTCACCCTGGCCGCTGAAGACTTGAATATGCCCCGGGCCACGCTGACCCACACGCTCAATCAATTCGAAGCCTGGCTGGGTGTTCGTTTGTTGGAGCGCAGCACCCGCAAGGTGCGCCCGACCCTCGACGGCGAAGCCTACTACCCACGCTGCGTGCAATTGCTGGCGGAACTTGAAGAGGCCGAACTGGCGTTTCGCGGTGTGGCGCCCAAAGGCAAGCTGAGGGTGGACCTGCATGGCACCCAGGCGCGGTACTTCGTGATTCCGGCGTTGCCACAATTCATGGCTCGCTACCCCGAAATAGAACTGTTCATCAGCGAGGCGGATCGTTTCGTCGACCTGATTGCCGAGGGCGTCGATTGCGTGCTGCGCTCCGGTACGCTGGCGGATTCGTCATTGATCGGCCGGCGTGTCGCCAATCTTCGGCAGATCACCTGTGCCAGCCCAGGTTACCTGCGCCAGTATGGCGAGCCATCGATCCTCGATGACCTGAAAGATCACCGGGCGGTGAATTACGTCTCGCGGACCACCGCCAAACTCTATCCGTTTGAGTTCATGGTCGATGGGGAACTCAAGGAGGTTCCGATCGGGGGCTCGTTGTCCGTGTCTGGTGCCGAGATCTACGCCGCCTCGGCCATCGCCGGCCTGGGCCTGATCCAATGCCCGTATTACCGAATGGAAGAACCGATCCGGCAGGGCCTGATCCAGGAAGTCCTCACCGCCACCCCGCCGCCCTCCATGCCGGTGTCGGTGCTTTATCCGCACAACCGACACATGTCGCCACGGGTTCGTGTGTTCGTGGATTGGGTGGCGGAGGTGTTTGCGCAGGCTCGTTAA
- the tauB gene encoding taurine ABC transporter ATP-binding subunit, whose protein sequence is MALLQLERISAQYPGATAPVLADISLTLGPQQLLVALGPSGSGKTSLLNLIAGFVEPSAGQITLDGVPVLGPSAERGVVFQDDALLPWQDVLANVGFGLELAGIPREKREARAREMLALVDLAGFERRRIWQLSGGQKQRVGLARALAAEPRVLLMDEPFGALDAFTREQMQELLLQVWQRTAKPVFLITHDIEEAVFLATDLILLAPNPGQIVERLSLDFGQRYGAGESARSIKSDPRFIETREHVLAKVFSQRSATRPQEHA, encoded by the coding sequence ATGGCCTTGCTACAGCTGGAGCGCATCAGCGCACAGTACCCCGGCGCGACGGCCCCTGTGCTGGCGGACATTTCACTGACCCTGGGGCCCCAGCAATTGCTGGTCGCCCTCGGCCCGTCTGGCAGTGGCAAGACTTCGCTGTTGAACCTGATCGCCGGGTTCGTCGAGCCCAGCGCCGGGCAGATCACCCTCGACGGTGTGCCTGTTTTGGGGCCGAGTGCCGAGCGCGGTGTGGTGTTCCAGGACGATGCGCTGCTGCCCTGGCAGGACGTGCTGGCGAACGTGGGTTTCGGCCTGGAACTGGCCGGGATCCCCAGGGAAAAACGCGAAGCCCGCGCCCGGGAAATGCTTGCCCTGGTGGATCTCGCCGGTTTCGAGCGACGCCGCATCTGGCAGCTCTCCGGCGGCCAGAAGCAGCGCGTCGGCCTGGCCCGGGCATTGGCGGCCGAGCCACGCGTGCTGTTGATGGACGAGCCCTTCGGTGCGCTGGACGCCTTTACCCGCGAGCAGATGCAGGAACTGTTGCTGCAAGTTTGGCAGCGCACCGCCAAACCGGTATTCCTGATTACCCATGACATTGAAGAAGCGGTCTTCCTCGCCACCGACTTGATTTTGCTGGCGCCCAATCCGGGGCAGATCGTCGAGCGCCTGAGCCTGGATTTCGGCCAGCGCTACGGCGCCGGGGAATCGGCACGGTCGATCAAGTCCGACCCGCGCTTTATCGAAACCCGCGAGCATGTACTCGCCAAAGTGTTCTCCCAACGCAGCGCCACACGGCCACAGGAGCACGCATGA
- the gshA gene encoding glutamate--cysteine ligase, which translates to MSDLLNRRLALLGERANLSLLEQCLHGIERECLRVTDNGRLAQTPHPKALGSALTNEQITTDYSESLLEFITPALADPADTLRSLDKIHRFAYSKLGDEYLWSPSMPCPLPEEEDIPIAYYGTSNIGRLKYVYRKGLALRYGKTMQCIAGIHYNFSLPEELWPLLRQAEGVEASDRDFQSSAYIALIRNFRRYSWLLMYLFGASPALDAGFLRGRPHQLEQLDPDTLYLPYATSLRMSDLGYQSNAQAGLTPCYNDLTSYTDSLRKAVATPYAPYVEVGTHQNGEWVQLNTNILQIENEYYSNIRPKRVTYTGERPIQALMARGIQYVEVRCLDINPFLPMGIDLTESRFIDAFLLYCGLNDSPQLENNECSNATSNFLTVVKEGRKPGLQLQRQGQAVDMQAWAIELLEKIAPLASLLDQSQGGDAHRQALDAQLAKVRDPSLTPSAQVLAAMAEHQESFAQFSLRQSKVHAEFFRAEPLPAQEQTAFETAARESLVQQAELEQNEVGDFDVFVGSYQASILAISN; encoded by the coding sequence TTGAGCGACCTTTTAAACCGCCGCCTGGCCCTGCTCGGCGAGCGCGCCAACCTCTCCCTGCTCGAGCAGTGCCTGCACGGTATCGAACGTGAATGCCTGCGTGTCACGGACAATGGGCGCCTGGCGCAGACACCGCATCCCAAGGCCCTGGGTTCGGCGCTGACCAACGAACAGATCACTACGGACTATTCCGAGTCGCTGCTGGAGTTCATCACCCCGGCCTTGGCCGACCCGGCCGATACCTTGCGCAGCCTCGACAAGATCCACCGGTTTGCCTACAGCAAACTCGGCGACGAGTACCTGTGGAGTCCTTCGATGCCGTGCCCGCTGCCGGAAGAGGAAGACATCCCGATCGCGTATTACGGCACCTCGAATATCGGTCGGCTCAAGTACGTCTACCGTAAAGGCCTGGCCCTGCGCTACGGCAAGACCATGCAGTGCATCGCCGGGATCCACTACAACTTTTCCCTGCCGGAAGAGCTCTGGCCCTTGCTCCGGCAGGCCGAAGGCGTCGAGGCCAGCGACCGTGACTTCCAGTCTTCCGCCTATATCGCGCTGATCCGTAATTTCCGTCGCTACAGCTGGTTGCTGATGTACCTGTTCGGTGCCTCGCCGGCCCTGGACGCCGGTTTCCTGCGTGGCCGCCCGCACCAGTTGGAACAGCTGGACCCGGACACCTTGTACCTGCCCTATGCCACCAGCCTGCGCATGAGTGACCTGGGTTACCAGAGCAACGCCCAGGCCGGCCTGACGCCGTGCTACAACGATCTGACGAGCTACACCGACAGCCTGCGCAAAGCGGTGGCAACGCCCTACGCGCCCTACGTGGAAGTCGGCACTCACCAGAACGGTGAGTGGGTACAGCTCAACACCAATATTCTGCAGATCGAAAACGAGTACTACTCCAACATCCGCCCCAAACGCGTGACCTACACCGGCGAGCGTCCGATCCAGGCCTTGATGGCCCGGGGTATCCAGTACGTCGAAGTGCGTTGCCTGGACATCAACCCGTTCCTGCCGATGGGCATCGACCTCACCGAGTCGCGATTTATCGATGCATTCCTGCTGTATTGCGGCCTCAATGACAGCCCGCAGCTGGAAAACAACGAATGCAGCAACGCCACGAGCAACTTCCTGACCGTGGTCAAGGAAGGGCGCAAGCCCGGCCTGCAATTGCAGCGCCAAGGCCAAGCGGTGGACATGCAGGCCTGGGCGATCGAACTGCTGGAAAAAATCGCACCACTGGCCTCGTTGCTCGACCAAAGCCAGGGTGGCGATGCTCACCGCCAGGCACTGGACGCGCAACTGGCGAAAGTCCGCGATCCATCCCTGACGCCTTCCGCCCAGGTGCTGGCCGCCATGGCCGAGCATCAGGAGAGCTTTGCCCAGTTCTCCTTGCGCCAAAGCAAGGTCCACGCCGAATTCTTCCGCGCCGAGCCTTTGCCTGCCCAGGAGCAGACGGCATTTGAAACTGCCGCGCGCGAGTCGCTGGTCCAGCAAGCTGAGCTGGAGCAGAACGAGGTGGGGGATTTCGATGTGTTTGTAGGTTCGTATCAGGCGAGCATCCTGGCGATCAGTAACTGA
- a CDS encoding SDR family oxidoreductase, whose protein sequence is MTVQNPKVAIVTGASRGIGAEIAKQLASEGFAVAINYANSATEASKLVVQLRQAGHQAIAIKADVSSAADVRRMFDETETHLGKVDVLINNAGILQVMPLAQHSDELFDQTFAINTRGTFNTLREAATRLNDGGRIVNFSSSTVGLNLPGYSVYIASKAAVESLTQVFAKELRGRQITVNAVAPGPVATELFMHGKSEEQVQHYAKMPPLERLGQPQDIARIIAFLVGPDAGWVNGQILRANGGLV, encoded by the coding sequence ATGACTGTTCAAAATCCGAAAGTTGCCATCGTGACCGGCGCCTCCCGCGGCATCGGAGCAGAGATTGCCAAGCAATTGGCCAGCGAAGGCTTTGCCGTTGCCATCAACTACGCCAACAGCGCCACTGAAGCCTCGAAACTGGTGGTTCAACTGCGCCAGGCCGGTCATCAAGCCATAGCGATCAAGGCAGACGTGTCCTCTGCCGCCGATGTCCGGCGGATGTTCGATGAAACCGAAACGCATCTGGGCAAGGTCGATGTGTTGATCAACAACGCCGGCATTCTCCAGGTCATGCCCCTGGCGCAGCACAGCGACGAGTTGTTCGATCAGACATTCGCCATCAACACCCGCGGCACTTTCAACACTCTGCGCGAAGCCGCGACCCGTCTGAACGACGGCGGCCGGATCGTGAATTTTTCCAGCAGCACCGTTGGCTTGAATTTGCCCGGCTACTCGGTGTACATCGCCAGCAAAGCCGCGGTGGAGTCCTTGACCCAGGTATTTGCCAAGGAACTGCGTGGCCGGCAGATCACGGTCAATGCCGTGGCCCCCGGCCCGGTCGCGACCGAACTGTTCATGCACGGCAAGAGCGAGGAACAGGTACAGCACTACGCCAAGATGCCGCCCCTTGAGCGCCTCGGCCAGCCGCAGGACATCGCCCGCATCATCGCCTTCCTGGTGGGCCCGGACGCCGGTTGGGTGAACGGGCAGATCCTGCGGGCCAACGGCGGGCTGGTCTGA
- the tauD gene encoding taurine dioxygenase: MNRPTVTPLSTALGAQISGIDIRQPLSLEARDIIEQALLEHQVLFFREQPIEPVQQARFAAYFGDLHIHPIYPNVPEQPEVLVLDTAVTDVRDNAVWHTDVTFLPTPAMGAVLSAKLLPAFGGDTLWASGIAAYEALSAPLKRLLEGLTATHDFTRSFPLERFGNTAEDLARWEEARRKNPPLSHPVIRTHPVSGRRSLFVNEGFTTRINELSETESEVILKLLFAHATRPEFTLRWRWQVNDVAFWDNRVTQHFAVDDYRPARRVMHRATVLGDVPFFR, translated from the coding sequence ATGAACCGCCCGACCGTTACCCCTTTGAGCACCGCCCTCGGTGCGCAGATCAGCGGGATCGATATCCGCCAGCCGCTGAGTTTGGAAGCTCGCGATATCATCGAGCAGGCTTTGCTTGAACATCAGGTGTTGTTCTTTCGCGAGCAGCCAATCGAGCCGGTACAGCAAGCGCGTTTCGCTGCGTATTTTGGCGACCTGCACATTCACCCCATTTACCCCAACGTGCCGGAGCAGCCCGAAGTCCTGGTGCTCGACACCGCTGTCACCGATGTACGCGACAACGCCGTGTGGCACACCGACGTGACCTTTCTGCCGACGCCCGCCATGGGCGCGGTGCTCAGCGCCAAGTTGCTGCCGGCATTCGGTGGCGATACGTTGTGGGCCAGTGGCATCGCGGCTTACGAAGCCTTGTCGGCGCCGTTGAAGCGTTTGTTGGAAGGCCTGACGGCGACCCACGATTTCACCCGGTCCTTTCCCTTGGAGCGTTTTGGCAACACCGCCGAAGACCTGGCGCGCTGGGAGGAAGCGCGACGGAAAAACCCACCGCTGTCCCATCCGGTGATCCGCACCCATCCGGTGAGCGGCCGTCGGTCGCTGTTCGTCAATGAAGGCTTTACCACGCGGATCAACGAACTGTCGGAGACTGAAAGCGAGGTGATCCTGAAACTGCTGTTCGCCCACGCCACCCGTCCGGAGTTCACCCTTCGCTGGCGCTGGCAGGTCAACGACGTGGCGTTCTGGGACAACCGTGTGACCCAGCATTTCGCCGTGGACGACTACCGCCCGGCCCGGCGGGTGATGCATCGGGCGACGGTGCTGGGGGATGTGCCGTTTTTTCGCTGA